The following nucleotide sequence is from Salinispirillum sp. LH 10-3-1.
ACCGGGCCATCCTGCCACAAAGGGTCCCAGTTCTGCGGGTGCGATGGGCCATCATCGCCCAGAATATCCGCCCGCGCCTTCATGCCCATCTGGTATTCTTCTGGAAACGCCGAAAGCGTTTTGCGAGGCAGGCCCAATGCCTTCATCCCTTGATAGGTGAACGCGATATTAAGCGTGGTGTCGGGCAGCGGCACCTCTGCGGGCGTGCCGGGCTCTGGCCATGGTGCGCCGGTGGTGATGTGCGGAATCATGGTGTTCAACCAGCGTTGCGCGCCCACCGCGTCGGTAAACACCAAAAAGAAATAGCGGGCCACAGGGTAACCGAAGCGCCCATATGGCTTAACGACGTTGCCCTGAATATCATTGAGATCAATATAGCTCATTGCATCATTATCCTTGAGTCACCACGTTGCTCAGGCAGTCCGCACCGGGACGCCACGTTGGCCCAGCTAAATTTTCTGGCTGATGTTCGCTACTCCAACGGACAAAAGCCTGCTGCAGTTCTGCGCCTTTCACGTGTTGGTGCGTCATCACAAACTGCGTAAAGGCTTGGCGCAAATACAGCGCTTTTAGTTGTTCCGCTAAGGGTTCACCGGTTGAGCCATTGAAGAAGAACCCGGTGGGCATGACACACCGCTGCGCGAACGTCACCCAGGCATCGGCATCCTCTACGGACTCAAAGCCCCAAGCAAAGCCATACAACTCACGCAACAATGGCTCCATGTGCTGCCAGCAATGACGTAAAAACCGCTCGCGATCACCGTGAAAGTGCGCGATCAGCACCAAATAGCGGCTCGCCAAATGGTCTTCATGCGCCGGTTTACCTTGATACGCCACATCGTCCAGCAAGTACCAACGCGCTAAATAGGTATCTGGCACCTTCGCCCAGGGGCTGTCTTCATGCAGCGGTAAGTCATGCAGGCGCTGCCGAATGTAATAGGCGTAGCTGCAACCGCCGTCGGTCACTCCCGTACGAATGGGGGTCATCAATATCAGATTGGTGGCACCTTGGGCTTGATCAGACATGTTCGTAGGCTCCTTTTACCGTGTCGGTGCCCGCCAGCTCTTGTTCGCATTCGAGGCGACGACGCTCGTTCACCGCCTGATTGGCCAGTGACACAATCGGCGTTTCTTCCATAATGCCCAAGTCGGCCTGCACCTCGACCAACATCTGTCGATACAGCGACTCAAAAGCCGCCGCGTCTTCTTCGGTGCGCGCCTGCTGCGCCATTGCCACCAGCTTCGGCTTCAAGCGACAAGCGGCTTTTACATCATTACTGGCCGCCAACGGATAGGCACTGTAATAGTGGTCGGTCCAAATTTGGTTGTGCAGAATGTATTCATGGAACGGATTGCGTGGCACCGACTTCGGATAGCCAATGTTTTTGTACCACATCAAGTCCAGCCCGGAGGGAATGGCGGTCGAGAATGAATCCACGTACTGCTCCCAACTGCCGTTGAAGTTACTGAAGAATAAATAGTAACTGTACGACAAATGCTCTTGCGGTTGTTCAGGGTGCAAACGCGGCAGTTTGCTGCGTGGCAATATAGCCCAGCCGGCGTAGTGGATAAGCGAAAGCGTGATCAATCCGCGCAGTTTACTGCGAAACAAGCGAGTGCCGGCAAGCCAATGAATTAAGCGCGTTATCAACGTCTGCCATGGTTTCAGTGGCGTGATCACGTTCATGGCATAAGCCTTCCCAGCGATGTTCGACACAATGATCTCCTTGGCTCATTTGATGGGCTAGTACTGCGGGTTAGGTATTGAACTCCAAACGCATGTGGAGCGGAAAGGCTTCGTCAGACTGCAAGAGCTCGCCGGGTGCACGGCGCAAGCCTGGTTGCTGCAACAATGGCAGCACGATGGCGGCCATTTGGATATCGTTGATGTACTGCCCAAAACACGCGTGCAAACCCAGACCGTAGTCCAGATAAACGTGGGCGGGCCGGCTTGGTTCAAATTTACCAGGGCGTTTGACTACGCGTCGATCCCACATGGCCGACTGCGTGACCGCCAGTACGCGCTGCCCCGCTTTGATTTTCGTGCTGCGCCAAGCGCCGGTACGAATGGTCACGTCATGACGGGCCACACGATAGATGCCCGGCGCAAACGGGTTGTGCCGCAACGCTTCACGAATGACGCTGTTCAGGCGCGGCAGGTCCTCATCTAAGGCTGCACCCTGTGCCAGTGCGAGCGCCTCAGGATGATCCAGCAAGAAGTCCAACGCCAAAGCAATACTCTTCGCGGTCGGCGTAATGGCGCCGACAATAATGCCCATAAGATTGTTACGTATACTTTCAACCGACAAGTTCGGCTGCCCACTTAGGTGCAGACTGAGTAAGCGACCAATTACGTCGTCGTCCAACTGACGAGTTTTGAGCCGCTGCTCAATTAAGCCATCTAAATAGGCACGGAACAACGTCGCGTCTTGAATCGCTTGGCGCTCTTTGTCGGCAGATATACCGGGCACAAACAAATAGTGAAACAGACTGTGCGCCCAATCACTCAGTTGCCGCTCTTCCAAGCCACTTAAACCCAAGTACTCGATCATTAGCCGAGCAGGCAACAGACGCGCCAAATCTGCCACCAGGTCCACTTCACCAGCCGACTCGACCACGGCTTGGCGAGCAGCGTTCAATAGAAGCGGGCGAATACGATGTTCTAGATCGTCACGGCGCATAGCCAGACGCATTTGTGCGATGTCGCTTTCGTAGCGCGGTGAATTGCGCATGCCAAGGAAAAACTGACCATTATTGGTGACCACACTGACCCGACGGACATAGGGCACATCAAAATCATCGTGCCGACGCAGAATTTCTTCAACGTCTTGGTAACGGGTAACAACAACGAGATCTGAGGTTATCCAGACCGGACGAAAAGTACGCAAAAATGCATACCAAAGGTGCGGCTTGCGACCTTTTAAAAATGGCAGACGCCCAATAGCAGGCTCTGGATTGTTGGCGTGTTCCATGACGGAAATGTGCGTCAAGTCTGGATGCTCCCTTGACCCTGTGGTCACATCAAAAATGAAGTGTTTACGCTGCTTCACTGAGGTGGCGCTTAAAACTCCTTAATCACACCGCAGATCACTTACTGTAGCGATATTCTCACCTTGCCACAATGACCAATATTCATTGATTAACGTTAAAAATAGGCCATTATGTGCGCTGTGTCGCATGATTTTCTTCGGCCTTTGTGCCAACCCCACCAGCAACGACTCTTTTTATCGAGCCTTCGAATGCGGTATCGTAGGGCGTGGCAGACTAAGAGGAGCACCGTATGACCATCAACGCCCAGACCACGGACACTGCTTTTCAGGCCCGTTTACAGTCGTTGATTGGCGAGCAAAGCACCAGCGCTTTTGCCCGTAAGGTGGGCCTGAGTGAAAGTCTGATTCGCAAATACCTCGCCGGTTCGGAACCCAGCCTCAGCAAAGCCAATCAGATTGCTCAGCGCGCCAATGTATCGCTGGAATGGTTGGCTACCGGGCAGGGCTATTTGTACCGCCAAGCCGAAGTGGTTGATATGAAAGCCTTGGACATGGCGATGACCGTCACCCGCGACATTTTACAGCTGGACCGCGTGTCGACCGACAGCGAAAAAGAGATGAAAGTGATGGTCGCGGTCTACCAACACCTGCGCGCCACCAAGCGCCCCGACGGCTACTTGGAACCGCGTGAGGCACTGAAATTTGGCGAGTTTGTGGCCGGACATTGTGACGATGCGCAGTCCTCGTAACGACCATCGGTCGTGATGGCCTTTTACACTATTCGGCATGGGTTTTCGGGGCATGCCTCCCGCACTCAACGGCAGGCCGCGAAGGCGCGCTTTGAGGCATACACCCTACGCCCTTGCCTCAGCAATGGTGCGCAACAAGCGGATTAAATATACCTAACGGTTGATCCAGATAAACACCGACGGCACCCAAACCAACACCAGCAACACGATATTGGTCCAGTCGGCCCGCGCCGCCCACGTGGCCTGCGCTTGCTGCGCGGCAGGAAAACGCGCCCGATTCTCCTTCACCCAGCTGTAACGCAACGGCTCGGCCACCGCTGCCAACTCTCCCTGCCAGTCTGGATGATTACTGGCCCAATGAATCACCCGACGCTTGTTCAAGGTCGACACCGTCATGCATACCCAGAACAGGAACAACATCGCAAACCAAACCACCAAAGCCACAGTGAACACAGAACACCTCATTAATATCTTATTGTTTTATAGGGGCATGGTCGCACAAGCATTGGCACCGTGCTAGATGAGCTGACGTTGATGCATAAAGTCCAATCAGAGGCGACAGAAACCGACGCTCTGCGCCCGGGTTTGGTATGCTTACTCTAAGGCCTCACGAGCGAGCCTTAAACACTCGCCCATCAACAGACAAGTTTTATTCATGGCAGAAGAAACCCTCAATCCACGCTGGTCAGTGCGGGCTGTGATCACGGACCCGTGGTTGTATGTGGCATTGAGTTTGGCCTTGCCTGCCTTGTTTGTGATGCAACTGTTGCAGGCTCCAGATGCGCTAGCCGGCGGCTCCGATTGGCGGCATGTGTTGCTGCTGGTGCTGATCTTTCCGGTGTTGGAAGAGCTGTGCTTTCGCGGCTGGATACAGCCGACCCTCAGTGAATGGCTACCGCATCGCTGGGGGCCGCTCACCTTGGCCAGCCTGCTTACCAGTGTGCTGTTTGCCGCGGCTCACACCGTGCACCTGCCCCTTGCGGCAGCGGTGCTGGTGTTTTTTCCGTCATTGGTGTTCGGCGGTCTGCGCGACCGCCACCACCGAGTGCTCGGGGCTACGCTGGTTCATTCAGCGTACAACGCGGTGTTCGTCTTGATTTTCTTCTGAACAAACCCAACACCCCGCCCAAAAACAATAGGAGCAACACCGGGTCAAAGCCGGAACTGCCGTCGCCCATAGAGCAGCCACCGAAAAAGGTTGGCGGTAACGGTTCCTCGTCATTGCTCGTGTCATCAGTGCCGCCCACCGCGCAGGCTAAGGTGCGCACCGTGCGTGCATTGCCCTGCACTGACCGCGAGGCATCGTTCACTGCCTGGCCCTGAACCGAGTAAACGGTGCCGCAGGTCAGGCCGGTAACGGTAAACGTTGCGGTCACTGTACCGGTGCCAGCACCGACAGCCTGGCGGAGGGCTTGACCACTGTGCAGCAGCTCAGCGGTAGTGGCGCGCCCGGCTGGGTTGATCCGTAGGGTCACCCGAAAGCTGGTCTGTGTCAGTTCGCTGACCGCCGTATTCAGCAGCTTCGGTGTCGTGGGTGTCAGGTTCAGCGTCAGGCCGGTTCTATCACCGGCGCGCACGGCCAAGCCGTCAACGATTGCGGCCGGTTCATAACCGGGACTGACCAACGTCAGAGGCCCCCACCGGTACAGTGCGTCCAGGCCGGTAAAGGCAAACGGCGCCCGCCCAGCTCCGGAAACGTTCACGTCTGCAATCATGGTAGCCGTAGACCCGGCAGAACGCAGTGATAGCGCTAGGGTCTCATCCGACGCAACGGCACCGACGAGTTCACCCTGCAAGGATCGCTTCGCACCACTGGCCGTAATGACACAGCCGGCGCCACTGTCAATACAACCCGAATCAGCGAGAGGCATGATGGCGGTATCGACACCCTCACCGGAAACCCGGTAGAACGCCACCGGCGTCTGTTCATGAGGAACCTCCAGCGAGAAGCGCCCGTTGCCATCCGTGGTGACTTGGCCGCGCACGTCAGAGCCGCCTGCGTCAGTACTGAAAGACACATTCACCGCTGAGACCGGTTCGCCACGCTGGTTTACAATCTGCCCGGATATACGAGTGGGCACGTCGCCCGTCCGCACGTCGGCCAGCATGGCCTGACCCACGGCCCAAACATCTTCTACGCCATTACCGTTCCACTCCCAAGTCACGGTGTTGGTGCCGGCAGGTATCGCAACCTGAAGGTTCTGCCAGTCGCCATTCAGGTCCTGAAAGCTCTGCATTTTCACGCCATCGGCCAACACATGGAGCACACCCTGCGCCGTGCCGGACCAGGCTTTGGCGGCAAACTGCAGTGTGGTATCCGTGCGGTGGTGGTGTTGCCATACCAGTTCCGTGTACTCATCTCCAAATACCGGGCCACTCAACACTGTCGGTGCATTGTTGCGGGGTTGTCTGTTTTGCGCCACCCATAC
It contains:
- a CDS encoding zinc-dependent metalloprotease family protein; amino-acid sequence: MTSRTSDARSPLLAMVCLACFIGSAATVTASDTGTVIDNVQPSESRVLSLGEGVEHGARPDHVVDRRPIVFSPDLLRGQRRVAASLGTGHDVQFIGGVEEGTGRDFTWRGRVRDRDGQEGSATLTIMGERVSGSFQIEGDHYVLSTSRNGQTWLDRIDPSTLPPQHPPGGPLIEPLSFAALENQVDLMAEPEPGEASGTKVLDIVLFYTEDAYRDLVEYDDEAALRLGIRNAVDIMNTALVDSNVDGRVRLVGLFPAGFNVASSANADLDNLRTDAQANDLRERYSADFVSLVTSRAEYCGLGYMSTTYSSNFLWPYTWVSGRCVVGSTLAHELGHNMGLYHDDVASPRNNSSGTPVQAIEPFAWGHFRANEFTTIMAYGSSCNWRCRSLYQFSDPDILDPVSQLPTGVPNLANNAEVLRRYLPFVERWRSQPASLSTALGLNTGTVSTLGSTVWVAQNRQPRNNAPTVLSGPVFGDEYTELVWQHHHRTDTTLQFAAKAWSGTAQGVLHVLADGVKMQSFQDLNGDWQNLQVAIPAGTNTVTWEWNGNGVEDVWAVGQAMLADVRTGDVPTRISGQIVNQRGEPVSAVNVSFSTDAGGSDVRGQVTTDGNGRFSLEVPHEQTPVAFYRVSGEGVDTAIMPLADSGCIDSGAGCVITASGAKRSLQGELVGAVASDETLALSLRSAGSTATMIADVNVSGAGRAPFAFTGLDALYRWGPLTLVSPGYEPAAIVDGLAVRAGDRTGLTLNLTPTTPKLLNTAVSELTQTSFRVTLRINPAGRATTAELLHSGQALRQAVGAGTGTVTATFTVTGLTCGTVYSVQGQAVNDASRSVQGNARTVRTLACAVGGTDDTSNDEEPLPPTFFGGCSMGDGSSGFDPVLLLLFLGGVLGLFRRKSRRTPRCTLNEPA
- a CDS encoding helix-turn-helix transcriptional regulator encodes the protein MTINAQTTDTAFQARLQSLIGEQSTSAFARKVGLSESLIRKYLAGSEPSLSKANQIAQRANVSLEWLATGQGYLYRQAEVVDMKALDMAMTVTRDILQLDRVSTDSEKEMKVMVAVYQHLRATKRPDGYLEPREALKFGEFVAGHCDDAQSS
- a CDS encoding cytochrome P450, which codes for MKQRKHFIFDVTTGSREHPDLTHISVMEHANNPEPAIGRLPFLKGRKPHLWYAFLRTFRPVWITSDLVVVTRYQDVEEILRRHDDFDVPYVRRVSVVTNNGQFFLGMRNSPRYESDIAQMRLAMRRDDLEHRIRPLLLNAARQAVVESAGEVDLVADLARLLPARLMIEYLGLSGLEERQLSDWAHSLFHYLFVPGISADKERQAIQDATLFRAYLDGLIEQRLKTRQLDDDVIGRLLSLHLSGQPNLSVESIRNNLMGIIVGAITPTAKSIALALDFLLDHPEALALAQGAALDEDLPRLNSVIREALRHNPFAPGIYRVARHDVTIRTGAWRSTKIKAGQRVLAVTQSAMWDRRVVKRPGKFEPSRPAHVYLDYGLGLHACFGQYINDIQMAAIVLPLLQQPGLRRAPGELLQSDEAFPLHMRLEFNT
- the mrtJ gene encoding JDVT-CTERM system glutamic-type intramembrane protease; translated protein: MAEETLNPRWSVRAVITDPWLYVALSLALPALFVMQLLQAPDALAGGSDWRHVLLLVLIFPVLEELCFRGWIQPTLSEWLPHRWGPLTLASLLTSVLFAAAHTVHLPLAAAVLVFFPSLVFGGLRDRHHRVLGATLVHSAYNAVFVLIFF